The proteins below come from a single Natranaerofaba carboxydovora genomic window:
- the spoIIM gene encoding stage II sporulation protein M: MFINIKLALNEYIRENLFIFILCLVLFLVGIISGGIMAITMPGESRTILFDYLQNFFELMRDQENISSSQIFFSSLSQNLTLMSVIWLLGVTIIGIPLILLFVFMKGFLFGFSVTFLTSSLSFNGFLFSITSLLPHNLLFIPVFFLMSIAAIAFSIMLFRNHFSKKGLNVSVEILNYMVIIIATSVVTIFASLVEAYITPTFMSIVLSYI; this comes from the coding sequence TTGTTTATCAATATAAAACTAGCTCTAAATGAATATATTAGAGAAAATTTGTTTATTTTTATATTGTGCCTAGTTTTATTTTTGGTTGGCATTATCTCTGGAGGAATTATGGCTATAACAATGCCAGGTGAAAGCAGAACTATTTTATTTGATTATCTCCAGAATTTTTTTGAGTTAATGAGAGATCAAGAAAATATATCTTCAAGTCAGATATTTTTCTCAAGTTTAAGTCAGAATTTAACATTAATGAGTGTGATTTGGCTTTTAGGAGTTACTATTATTGGTATTCCCCTTATATTACTGTTTGTTTTCATGAAAGGTTTTTTATTTGGATTTAGTGTTACTTTTCTGACTTCTAGCCTTTCATTTAATGGTTTTCTTTTTTCAATAACATCATTACTACCACATAATTTGCTTTTTATTCCTGTGTTTTTTTTAATGTCAATTGCTGCCATAGCATTTTCTATAATGCTTTTTAGGAATCATTTCTCTAAAAAAGGTTTAAATGTGTCAGTTGAGATCCTTAATTATATGGTTATTATAATAGCAACTAGTGTTGTTACTATCTTTGCTTCTCTTGTTGAAGCATATATTACACCAACTTTTATGAGTATAGTTTTAAGTTACATTTAG
- a CDS encoding NUDIX hydrolase: MKGVITIKETTTSKEVLYEGKIINVELHKIINHVGTEGVREVVKHPGAVVILPITSEGYVYLARQFRKPIEKELLELPAGKLDDNEPPVECAIRELKEELNLKASDWTYLTSVYTSPGFTDEKMFFYVAKDLTICEGKADDDEVIEMEKIHYDELWDKILQGEIEDGKTVLSVTFYSSLKNK, translated from the coding sequence TTGAAGGGGGTTATTACAATAAAGGAGACAACTACGTCTAAAGAAGTGCTGTACGAAGGGAAGATTATAAATGTAGAGTTACATAAAATAATAAATCATGTTGGTACTGAAGGAGTGCGGGAAGTGGTAAAGCATCCTGGGGCAGTGGTGATTTTGCCAATTACTTCTGAGGGTTATGTATACCTGGCAAGACAGTTTAGAAAACCTATAGAAAAAGAGTTATTAGAACTGCCTGCGGGAAAACTTGATGATAATGAACCTCCGGTTGAGTGTGCGATAAGAGAATTGAAAGAAGAGTTAAATCTTAAAGCGTCTGATTGGACTTACCTGACTTCAGTTTATACAAGCCCTGGCTTTACTGATGAAAAAATGTTTTTCTATGTTGCAAAAGATCTTACAATATGTGAAGGCAAGGCAGATGATGATGAAGTTATTGAGATGGAGAAGATACACTATGATGAATTATGGGATAAAATTTTGCAAGGCGAAATAGAAGATGGAAAAACAGTCCTTTCAGTTACTTTTTATTCAAGCCTAAAGAATAAATAA
- a CDS encoding DUF3866 family protein: protein MARISLNIGNVNRIIQNTPDYQVLEIKVDKEKRTARLYKKFCFETGPGETVLINQVARDLKLGSGGEDFVVSNLSKPTFKSNGDGHIMKLRYTPYQFAVPSIEEYNDYKSAEREFTSLWPMKVAVGELHSMVAPIAYGVKKNRPDTKIVYIMTDAAALPLELSNSISKLKKEDIIHKTITVGNAFGGDYEAVNIYSALISAKMLFNSDFAIITMGPGIVGTATALGFSGMEQVENLMAVNKLGGKGILVPRISFSDKRERHRGLSHHTKRILSFLDNSVDVPMPLLSDKNKLQLLKRQCKEIKNITKVGHKFLWLQSEGAIKFFKKINHPFMTMGRDLDSDNDFFETLYVVSKWFLKC from the coding sequence ATGGCTAGAATATCACTAAATATAGGAAACGTAAACAGGATAATACAGAATACACCAGACTATCAAGTCTTGGAGATAAAAGTAGATAAAGAAAAAAGGACGGCCAGGCTTTATAAGAAGTTTTGTTTCGAGACTGGACCTGGTGAAACTGTGTTAATTAATCAGGTGGCTAGAGATCTGAAATTAGGTTCTGGAGGAGAAGATTTTGTAGTTTCTAATTTGTCTAAGCCTACTTTCAAAAGTAACGGCGATGGTCATATAATGAAGCTTCGTTATACTCCATATCAGTTTGCTGTCCCATCAATAGAGGAGTATAACGATTACAAATCTGCTGAAAGAGAATTTACTTCCTTATGGCCAATGAAAGTTGCAGTTGGTGAGCTACATAGCATGGTGGCTCCTATCGCTTATGGTGTCAAAAAAAACAGACCTGATACTAAAATTGTTTACATTATGACAGATGCGGCAGCTTTACCTCTTGAACTATCTAACAGTATAAGTAAATTAAAGAAAGAAGATATTATTCATAAAACAATAACAGTAGGTAATGCATTTGGTGGTGATTATGAAGCTGTTAATATTTATTCTGCACTAATATCAGCTAAAATGTTGTTTAATTCAGATTTTGCAATAATTACAATGGGGCCTGGGATAGTAGGGACTGCTACTGCCCTTGGTTTTAGCGGTATGGAACAGGTGGAGAATTTGATGGCGGTTAATAAATTAGGTGGGAAAGGAATTTTGGTACCCAGGATCAGTTTTTCTGACAAAAGAGAAAGACATAGGGGATTATCTCATCATACTAAAAGGATATTATCTTTTTTAGATAATAGCGTTGATGTGCCAATGCCATTATTGAGTGATAAAAACAAATTACAACTATTAAAAAGACAATGCAAGGAAATAAAAAATATCACTAAGGTGGGTCACAAATTTTTATGGCTTCAAAGTGAAGGAGCTATTAAATTTTTTAAAAAAATTAACCATCCTTTTATGACTATGGGAAGGGATTTAGATAGTGATAATGACTTTTTTGAAACCCTCTATGTAGTTTCAAAATGGTTTTTAAAATGTTAA
- a CDS encoding 2-oxoacid:acceptor oxidoreductase family protein, translating to MYEILMAGSGGEGILSMGQLLAYAAMHEGKEVSWIPSYGPEMRGGTANCSVIISEEEIASPMINYPDILVAMNQESMDKFLPDVKPGGIVFFENKISKALDDKIQKFETEMEMVALSLKKEAKGLGDSRLKNTVVLGAIANKTEVVSFRAIEKSLEKVFIKKGKTIIDENKKALEKGYELVMTAEVR from the coding sequence ATGTATGAAATTTTGATGGCTGGTTCGGGGGGAGAAGGTATATTGAGTATGGGGCAGCTGCTTGCATATGCGGCAATGCATGAAGGTAAGGAAGTATCATGGATACCTTCGTATGGCCCAGAGATGAGAGGAGGTACTGCAAATTGTAGTGTGATAATTTCAGAAGAAGAAATCGCCTCACCTATGATAAATTATCCTGATATACTTGTAGCAATGAACCAGGAGTCTATGGACAAATTTTTACCTGATGTAAAGCCGGGTGGAATAGTCTTTTTCGAAAATAAAATTAGCAAAGCACTAGATGATAAAATACAAAAGTTTGAAACTGAAATGGAGATGGTTGCACTATCGTTAAAAAAAGAAGCCAAAGGGCTTGGGGATAGCAGGCTTAAAAATACCGTGGTACTTGGAGCTATAGCTAATAAAACTGAAGTAGTATCCTTTAGAGCAATAGAAAAATCTTTAGAAAAAGTCTTCATAAAAAAGGGCAAGACTATAATTGACGAAAACAAAAAAGCTCTAGAAAAAGGTTATGAGTTAGTAATGACGGCGGAGGTTCGTTAA
- a CDS encoding thiamine pyrophosphate-dependent enzyme produces MHYCPGCTHMTIHKILADTIDELGIKEEAIGVAPVGCAVLIYEYFDCDMVQAPHGRAPAVATGMKSANEDNMVFTYQGDGDLASIGTAEIIHSAVRGENLTTVFVNNAIYGMTGGQMAPTTLIEQITTTTTKGRNSKDHGYPYKISEQIANLDGASYVSRQSVHNKNAIENTKRAIKKAFVAQQNKEGFSLVEILSTCPTNWGLNPKQSIEWIEKNMLPIFQTGDLKTTD; encoded by the coding sequence ATGCATTACTGTCCGGGTTGTACCCATATGACAATCCACAAAATTTTAGCCGATACAATAGATGAACTTGGAATAAAAGAAGAGGCTATAGGTGTTGCTCCGGTAGGTTGTGCTGTGCTGATTTATGAGTATTTTGACTGTGATATGGTTCAAGCACCTCATGGTAGAGCACCTGCAGTAGCAACGGGGATGAAAAGTGCTAATGAAGACAATATGGTGTTTACTTATCAGGGCGATGGGGATCTAGCCTCAATAGGTACTGCAGAAATAATTCATTCAGCGGTGCGTGGGGAAAATTTAACAACTGTTTTTGTTAACAATGCCATATATGGCATGACAGGTGGCCAAATGGCACCTACTACACTTATAGAGCAGATAACTACAACTACAACAAAAGGAAGAAACAGTAAAGATCACGGCTATCCTTATAAGATTTCTGAACAAATTGCAAATCTTGATGGTGCCTCATATGTCTCAAGACAGTCTGTACATAATAAAAATGCTATAGAAAATACGAAAAGAGCTATTAAAAAAGCATTTGTAGCACAACAAAATAAAGAAGGGTTCAGTCTGGTTGAAATTCTTTCAACATGCCCGACTAACTGGGGATTAAATCCAAAACAATCTATAGAATGGATTGAAAAAAATATGTTACCAATCTTTCAAACAGGAGATCTAAAAACAACAGACTAG
- the vorB gene encoding 3-methyl-2-oxobutanoate dehydrogenase subunit VorB, with amino-acid sequence MRRILIKGNEAIGEAAIQAGCEAYFGYPITPQNELTEYMSEKLPQYGGRFIQAESEVGAINMLLGAAASGARAMTSSSGPGISLKQEGISYMTGMELPALIVNVVRGGPGLGGIAPAQSDYFQATRGGGHGDYRVITLAPANIQEIIDLTSECFWLAELYRNPVMLYADAVLGQMMEPVNVKSDNLFSKYRTRDKLPKVWAASGQKNRSYVNKLTSLYLEPEELEKHNLKLNKKYDVIKKKEKRFEIINPGAKYFLVAYGIVSRICKLVVKNARERGLNIGLIRPISLWPFPDIAFENVMDNARSFLCVEMSMGQMIEDVKLAVDGRAQVFFYGRSGGVLPKPNDIMSVIEDKMLKGEMIET; translated from the coding sequence TTGAGAAGGATATTAATCAAGGGTAATGAAGCTATAGGTGAAGCGGCAATACAGGCAGGATGTGAGGCTTACTTTGGATACCCAATAACTCCGCAAAATGAATTGACTGAATATATGAGTGAAAAACTTCCACAATACGGTGGTAGGTTTATACAGGCGGAAAGTGAAGTTGGGGCTATAAATATGCTTTTAGGTGCTGCAGCATCTGGTGCTAGAGCTATGACAAGTTCCTCTGGTCCAGGGATAAGCCTAAAACAAGAAGGAATTTCATATATGACCGGCATGGAACTTCCTGCGCTTATAGTGAATGTCGTCAGGGGCGGTCCTGGACTTGGAGGAATAGCGCCTGCCCAGTCAGATTATTTTCAGGCAACAAGGGGAGGTGGCCATGGAGATTATAGGGTTATTACATTAGCGCCGGCTAATATTCAGGAAATTATTGATCTAACTTCGGAATGTTTCTGGTTGGCAGAGCTATATAGGAATCCGGTTATGTTATATGCTGACGCAGTATTAGGACAAATGATGGAACCCGTTAATGTCAAAAGTGATAACTTATTTAGCAAATACAGAACTAGAGATAAGCTACCAAAGGTTTGGGCGGCCTCTGGTCAAAAAAATAGAAGTTATGTCAACAAATTAACTTCTTTATATCTTGAGCCTGAAGAGTTAGAGAAGCACAATTTAAAACTAAATAAAAAATATGATGTTATAAAAAAGAAAGAAAAGCGTTTCGAAATAATTAATCCAGGAGCTAAGTATTTTCTCGTAGCCTATGGCATAGTGTCTAGGATATGTAAATTAGTAGTTAAAAACGCTAGAGAAAGAGGATTAAATATTGGGCTTATAAGGCCAATATCTTTATGGCCCTTTCCGGATATTGCTTTTGAAAACGTTATGGATAACGCAAGATCATTTTTGTGTGTTGAAATGAGTATGGGCCAAATGATTGAAGATGTGAAGCTAGCAGTTGATGGCAGAGCTCAGGTGTTTTTTTATGGCAGGAGCGGAGGAGTACTGCCAAAGCCTAATGATATTATGTCAGTAATTGAAGATAAAATGCTAAAGGGTGAGATGATTGAAACTTGA
- the buk gene encoding butyrate kinase: protein MVNKILVINPGSTSTKVAVFDDEEIIKNKTLAHSHKKLKNFNRINDQYKYRKDQVLESLEEMNIALSELNAVVARGGLLKPLKGGTYEINDLMYNHLMKGVEGEHASNLGGLIARELSDELFIPGYIVDPVVVDEMEQVAKVSGFVEVDRKSIFHALNQKAVARKVSGELGKNYNEAKIIVSHLGGGISVGVHKYGKVVDVNNALDGDGPFSPERCGSLPWGDLLKNLKENNKNYEEAKKDLIGNGGLASYLGTTDARKVEELIENNDDKAKLIFEAMAYQVAKEIGACSVVVDGEVDALVLTGGLSNSERLVNLIKKKVNFIAPVYVFPGEFEMQALALGALRVLRNEEKPKKYMPG, encoded by the coding sequence TTGGTTAATAAAATTCTTGTTATTAATCCAGGTTCAACATCTACAAAAGTTGCGGTTTTTGACGATGAGGAGATTATAAAAAATAAGACTCTTGCACATTCACACAAAAAGCTTAAAAATTTCAATAGGATAAATGACCAGTATAAATATCGCAAAGATCAGGTTTTAGAATCATTAGAGGAGATGAATATTGCACTAAGTGAGTTAAATGCTGTAGTAGCCAGAGGAGGACTTTTGAAACCGCTAAAAGGTGGTACATACGAAATAAACGACTTAATGTATAATCACCTGATGAAAGGTGTAGAAGGTGAGCATGCTTCAAATTTGGGAGGATTGATAGCCAGGGAGTTATCTGATGAATTATTTATTCCGGGATATATTGTAGATCCAGTAGTTGTTGATGAAATGGAGCAAGTTGCAAAAGTTTCTGGATTTGTAGAGGTTGATCGAAAAAGTATTTTCCATGCTCTTAACCAAAAAGCAGTAGCAAGAAAAGTTTCTGGTGAACTTGGTAAAAACTATAACGAAGCAAAAATTATAGTTAGCCATCTCGGTGGTGGAATTTCCGTTGGAGTGCATAAATATGGAAAAGTTGTCGACGTAAATAATGCCCTTGATGGAGATGGACCCTTTTCACCAGAAAGGTGTGGATCACTTCCCTGGGGCGATTTATTAAAAAACCTTAAGGAAAATAATAAAAATTATGAAGAAGCAAAAAAAGATTTAATAGGCAATGGAGGGCTGGCCTCCTATTTAGGAACAACTGATGCAAGAAAAGTTGAGGAATTGATTGAAAACAATGATGATAAAGCCAAATTGATATTTGAGGCCATGGCTTATCAGGTGGCTAAAGAGATTGGAGCTTGCTCTGTTGTAGTGGATGGTGAAGTAGATGCTTTGGTGCTAACTGGAGGACTATCTAATAGTGAACGATTAGTTAATTTAATTAAGAAAAAGGTGAATTTCATTGCTCCGGTTTATGTTTTTCCAGGAGAGTTTGAGATGCAGGCTCTGGCTCTTGGAGCTCTTAGAGTGTTAAGAAATGAAGAAAAACCCAAAAAATATATGCCAGGATAA
- a CDS encoding Leu/Phe/Val dehydrogenase translates to MSILEQMSSYDYEKLIFLQDKELGLKAIISIHDTTLGPALGGTRMYDYKSEDEAIKDVLRLSRGMTYKAAAVDLELGGGKAVIIADPRKKTEKLWRAYARGIDKLGGYYITAEDVNTTVDDMEIISQETDYVVGLKEKSGDPSPATAYGTFMGMKAACKDLWGSKSLKNKIIAVQGLGNVGYYLCKHLYENGAKLIVADVNHDKVERVKKDFFADSVSEDKIFEVEADIFAPCAMGAVLNSNTIPKLKVDLIAGAANNQLEDESFHSELLKDMNIMYIPDFVINAGGLINVSEELKGYDYKRVKEKTEKIYDNILELLNISRRENISTNEAAYKLANKRLVNNKKSYITL, encoded by the coding sequence ATGAGTATATTAGAACAGATGAGTTCTTATGATTATGAAAAATTAATCTTTTTGCAGGATAAAGAGTTGGGTCTGAAAGCAATTATATCTATTCATGATACAACTCTTGGTCCCGCTCTTGGTGGTACCAGAATGTATGATTACAAAAGTGAAGACGAAGCTATTAAGGATGTCCTTAGATTATCAAGGGGAATGACATATAAAGCAGCGGCGGTTGATCTTGAACTAGGTGGTGGTAAAGCCGTTATAATTGCTGATCCAAGAAAAAAGACAGAAAAGCTATGGCGTGCATACGCAAGAGGAATTGATAAGTTAGGTGGATACTATATTACAGCTGAAGATGTTAATACCACAGTTGATGATATGGAGATTATATCGCAGGAAACTGACTATGTTGTAGGACTTAAAGAGAAAAGTGGAGACCCATCACCTGCAACTGCCTACGGCACATTTATGGGTATGAAAGCAGCTTGTAAAGATCTTTGGGGCTCAAAATCTCTAAAAAACAAGATAATTGCAGTACAAGGATTAGGTAATGTAGGGTATTATCTATGTAAACATCTTTACGAAAACGGAGCTAAATTAATTGTAGCCGATGTTAACCACGATAAAGTTGAAAGGGTCAAAAAGGATTTTTTCGCAGATTCTGTATCTGAAGATAAGATATTTGAAGTTGAAGCAGATATATTTGCTCCATGTGCTATGGGGGCAGTTTTAAATTCAAACACTATACCAAAATTAAAAGTTGATTTAATAGCAGGTGCTGCAAATAATCAATTAGAAGATGAAAGTTTTCATTCTGAATTATTAAAAGATATGAATATTATGTATATTCCTGATTTTGTAATTAACGCGGGAGGGTTAATAAATGTTTCAGAAGAGTTAAAAGGTTACGATTACAAAAGAGTAAAAGAAAAGACTGAAAAGATATATGACAATATTTTAGAGTTATTGAATATATCTAGAAGAGAAAATATATCTACAAATGAAGCAGCATACAAGCTTGCTAATAAAAGGCTTGTAAACAACAAAAAGTCTTATATTACTTTATAA